The sequence below is a genomic window from Ornithobacterium rhinotracheale.
ACAGCCGATGGGCAACGAGGGCGTGGAGGCAAAGAAAACCGAAGAGAATTTTTGCCGAAATTTTGAGGGGTTCGATACCATTGTTTGCCCCGCTGGAAGTTGCGTGAAGCACGTGCGCTATCACCTGAATTCGGTGGCGCAGACTCCTGCCGTTACGCACATCAGGCAAAACACCTTTGAGCTGGTAGAATTCATTCACGATATACTGAAAATTAAAGACTTTTCGCAAGTGGAATTCCCCCATACCATTGCCATTCACAACTCGTGCAGTGCCATTCGGGGGCTGCATCTCGCCTCGCGCTCGGAGTGGCAAGAGCCTCGTTTTAACAAAACGGAAACGCTGCTTTCGGGGGTGAAAAATATCCGCATCACGCACATCGACCGCCCCGATGAATGTTGCGGGTTTGGCGGAACTTTCTGTGCAACCGACCCTACCGTTTCGGCAAAAATGGGTAGCGACAAAATTGCCGACTATACGCGCCACGGGGTGGAATATGTGGTGTCGCCCGATATGTCGTGTATGATGCACCAAAGTGGCATCGCCAGCCGAGAGAAATCGGATTTGAAATTTGTACACATTGCCCAAGTTTTAAACGGTGGGCCTTTTTAGGAGTTTTTAAAACAATTAAATCTTTTAGCTAAAAATGAAACCCAAATTCACAGTGCGGCGCGTGTATGAGAAGGATTTTCCGCAGGGGGAGTTCCGTGTGTTGGTAGATAGGCTTTGGCCGCGCGGCATCTCCAAGGAGGCGGCGCAAATCAGCCTTTGGGAGAAGGACATCACCCCCAGTGCCGAGCTACGGCAGGCGTACCACCACGCGCAAATTTCGTACGAGGATTTCGCACAGAGATACCGCCAAGAATTGCTTCAAAATGATGAAAATGTGCAAAATTTCTTGCAAAAAATCAGTCAGCACCCTGCCGTAACGCTCGTTACCGCCGTGAAGGACATTGCCCACAGCCATATCCCCGTACTGCTTTCGGTGTTGGAGGCGTGATTTTTAAACATCAATCCGAAAAAAAAATCTTCCCAAAACAAAAAACATTCCGAACACTTAAAACCTTAAAAAAATGAGCGAGAAAATAGTAGATGTAGTGAAAAACTCCGCCGAGTTCATCAATCAGGATAATATCCACGAGCCGATGCACGATAAATTTCTGTGGCGTTCCAGAATGCGAAGAGACAGCGCCGCGGCGCAAATCCCCGAGTGGGAAACCTTGCGCAACCTCGCCTCGCAAATTAAGGAGCATACCCTCACGCACTTGGATAGATATGTGGAGCAATTTGCCACCAATGCCGAAAAAAAGGGCATCACCGTGCATTGGGCAAAAGATGCCGCCGAGCATAATCAAATCGTTTTAGAAATTATTCAGAAAAACAAACGCTCGCGCTTAATCAAAAGTAAATCGATGCTACAAGAGGAATGCGGAATGACGCCCTTCCTTGAAAAACACGGCATCGAGGTGCTGGAATCGGATTTGGGCGAACGCATTCAGCAACTCTCCCACGAGCGCCCCAGCCACATTGTGGTGCCTGCCATTCATAAAACGGCCGAAGATGTGGCGCGCGTGTTTGCCGAAAACATTGGGACAGACCCCAATAACCACGACCCTGCCCAGCTCACCGAGGCGATGCGCCAAAATGCACGCCCTAAGTTTTTAAAATCCGATGTGGGAATGACGGGCGCTAATTTTGCCATTGCCGAAACGGGAACTTTTGTGGTTTGCACCAACGAGGGCAATGCCGACCTCACCGCCAGCCTGCCCAATCTGCACATTGCCAGCATCGGGATTGAGAAAATCCTCCCCAAAAAAGAAGACCTCGGCGTATTCATTCGCTTGCTCTCGCGCAGCGCTCTGGGCACGCCCGCCACGCAGTACACCTCGCATTTTTCCGCCCCAAGAGATGGTGCCGAAATGCACATTGTGTTGGTAGATAACGGGCGTTCAAAAAGATTAGGAAACGATGACTTCTGGGAATCCTTAAAGTGCATCCGCTGTGGTGCGTGTATGAACACCTGCCCCGTGTATCGCCGAAGCGGAGGCTTGGCCTATGGCGCTACTTACTCGGGGCCCATCGGGGTGATTATCGACCCGACTTTCGATGAGGAAAAATACTCCGAACTGCCCTTTCACTCCTCGCTCTGTGGCTCCTGCACCGAGGTTTGCCCCGTGCATATCAACATTTCCGACCAAATTATGAAATGGCGCCAAGTGATGGTGCGCCACAAGCATATGCCTTGGGCTAGGCGCAAAATGTTTGACGCTGCCGACCACGTATTAGGCTCGCCCAAGCTCTTCCGCACTGCCGAAAAAGTGGGGCATTATGCCGAGAAATTTGCCCCCGATGCGCTGATTTACTTCAAGGCAAACGGCTATGGCGAGTTCCACGATATGCCTAAAGTGAAGAAAGAAACCTTTAGAGATTGGTATTTGAAAAATAGAAAAGAGAAGTAATAAATTCATACCTCCAAATTTCCTAATAATATTTAAAAAATTTAAATTTTTAAAATCTCAAATCATATGGCTAAAAATATAGA
It includes:
- a CDS encoding lactate utilization protein B; translated protein: MSEKIVDVVKNSAEFINQDNIHEPMHDKFLWRSRMRRDSAAAQIPEWETLRNLASQIKEHTLTHLDRYVEQFATNAEKKGITVHWAKDAAEHNQIVLEIIQKNKRSRLIKSKSMLQEECGMTPFLEKHGIEVLESDLGERIQQLSHERPSHIVVPAIHKTAEDVARVFAENIGTDPNNHDPAQLTEAMRQNARPKFLKSDVGMTGANFAIAETGTFVVCTNEGNADLTASLPNLHIASIGIEKILPKKEDLGVFIRLLSRSALGTPATQYTSHFSAPRDGAEMHIVLVDNGRSKRLGNDDFWESLKCIRCGACMNTCPVYRRSGGLAYGATYSGPIGVIIDPTFDEEKYSELPFHSSLCGSCTEVCPVHINISDQIMKWRQVMVRHKHMPWARRKMFDAADHVLGSPKLFRTAEKVGHYAEKFAPDALIYFKANGYGEFHDMPKVKKETFRDWYLKNRKEK
- a CDS encoding DUF488 domain-containing protein; translation: MKPKFTVRRVYEKDFPQGEFRVLVDRLWPRGISKEAAQISLWEKDITPSAELRQAYHHAQISYEDFAQRYRQELLQNDENVQNFLQKISQHPAVTLVTAVKDIAHSHIPVLLSVLEA
- a CDS encoding (Fe-S)-binding protein; this encodes MKVALFIPCYIDAVYPEVGIATLELLEKLGVEVAYPLEQTCCGQPMGNEGVEAKKTEENFCRNFEGFDTIVCPAGSCVKHVRYHLNSVAQTPAVTHIRQNTFELVEFIHDILKIKDFSQVEFPHTIAIHNSCSAIRGLHLASRSEWQEPRFNKTETLLSGVKNIRITHIDRPDECCGFGGTFCATDPTVSAKMGSDKIADYTRHGVEYVVSPDMSCMMHQSGIASREKSDLKFVHIAQVLNGGPF